A stretch of the Campylobacter concisus genome encodes the following:
- a CDS encoding alpha-2-macroglobulin family protein has protein sequence MWQKVALLALLGMTNLYALSLNGTAQIKSPLSVEFGLEDEVDKNFVGMLSDKKLLLCQPALNGTVRFNSQSLLFFTKDMHAGLDYSCKLENGSTASFATKEFELTKIEKISDSKYIVKFNDEVNIEAIKNIAVKDAKFKAIELSNNSFELNLDKNLSNPVFDFGEKFESKFGATLSGETIVNFADEISEESANINDNSKSLEIPEIYPVSLDNGILGFRIYLKNWLDDDINLKKFINIKGVKNFSISDVKYSDNYEENSELSEYYYYIDITSDDFKPQNSYEITIKPGFGDDRNVVREENSYEVVAGNFTPFANFINNEPYISSVGEIGIRSANLPELNVSIEKLSDQNFRYFLNFNDNNEELSNFSAKVASKSYKLDGALNEISLNKIKLDFAGAGDGVYKINLNYGKDKSVSKVVYLSDIAVNAKLGKDEIFVFANRLGENTMLPNANVKIYGKKNEEIVVGATNDIGVFKFNKKDIYKDISSVVVSLGKEQNFLILKEDEAVNEAKFMSQNASESIDAYVHFASNIIRPNESLKGAIYLRDRDFNPLKNMPIKIKFFDPQGKSSAEISKNTNDVGMVNFEKEILSDLSGRFNMQVIYANKVISNVPFFVESFMPNRIKNEITLERDKFFANELVRANLASNYLFGGAASELDGSMQVSFFDDEYKNSEFKEYKFKNNTLKPSAYPSFENDLTLSKDGKSSQMIDLSFSTKNASSIITGVINFNVNDDGKNVSDTKSFTLYPYKDMVGIAASTTFAEPNEDVKIRTVVVDMSSQKAVKSNLKFDIKRVTWQYQRDANGYIKWFQTLEDVDNFYKDNGEFSYKFTQSGSYVIIATNLVSGASTSLDMDVSGYNYSTLAPTKELSKSQIKLNKNIYKKGDELSADISSAIKEGIALVTLEDGGVKAYKVVKIKNNSANVKFKLDFDFSGLYVSANIYRMTDSGLTPFRTYGKVYAKADKSSRILDLSIDAPNTAKSDENIKISLKTKPKAYVNLFITDVGVLDITSQKPADPLKFFDKILPDGVFDYDIYNMLTNYKVEGKTLSFGGDMAALAMEAKMAKHASPVDSKKIKTYANLVSLQADDNGEISYEFKTPNGFNSAIRVDVVANNENSMNAVNKEILVKDDVIIKPSALVYLLKGDELNANLRLINTTNEDKNLTIKVASSKNLSIKTKENANLKPLENKAFTFKISALEAGAGEYNITISDKNSSKTAQNLLDVVNPYTISTYAKSSVFDKESMISLPKGFHNVSIDASSSVSSVLLAASKNLVEYPYGCAEQRSSRLLALLNLKPKDELEKNDQKRFIASGMSELIKMQKPDGSFGYWSDLSSTNAFASIYATDVLLDLEEAGYELNKNVKQRALNSLLKYTNTDIEALYAIYVSSRANVADKSVLNKIYDHKAYNTTALNKYLMAAALKLNGLNDEAKVALKDIKKAQAADYSRDYSSFGSKMRDNAFILYLHAKYFEKNDYSDDLANFLITNLNELSSTQERAFTLRALNAYFGKDVGEKNNKFKLSYNGESKEFDGLLSVSFTAKDGNFTITPLGENKLYATILSYAYVPLEIKHKIEPKELDVYRTFVDEKGKELGLDSLRVNDVVYSKIVINSKAMVKNGVINEIVSSCFEPINENLSGFNKSLKDSIELEYQSIKDDRVLSFYALDSDKREAVLYTPYRVRLGGKCSLGAVTTENMYNERQNDYDLAQRSFTVK, from the coding sequence ATGTGGCAAAAAGTAGCACTTCTAGCACTTTTGGGAATGACAAATTTATATGCTTTGAGCCTAAATGGCACTGCGCAGATAAAATCGCCCCTAAGCGTAGAGTTTGGACTAGAAGATGAAGTAGATAAAAATTTTGTTGGTATGCTAAGCGATAAAAAGCTACTTTTGTGCCAACCAGCATTAAATGGTACGGTTAGATTTAATAGTCAAAGCTTGCTATTTTTTACAAAAGATATGCACGCTGGTTTGGATTATAGCTGCAAGCTTGAAAACGGAAGCACTGCTAGTTTTGCCACGAAAGAATTTGAGCTAACAAAGATAGAAAAAATAAGCGATAGCAAATATATAGTTAAATTTAATGATGAAGTAAATATTGAAGCTATCAAAAATATTGCCGTAAAAGATGCGAAATTTAAAGCAATTGAGCTTTCTAACAATAGTTTTGAGCTTAATCTTGATAAAAATTTAAGCAATCCAGTTTTTGATTTTGGTGAAAAATTTGAGAGCAAATTTGGCGCAACGCTTTCAGGTGAAACGATAGTAAATTTTGCCGATGAAATAAGTGAAGAAAGCGCAAATATAAATGATAATTCAAAGAGTCTTGAGATACCAGAAATTTATCCAGTAAGCCTTGATAATGGCATCTTGGGCTTTAGAATTTATCTAAAAAATTGGCTTGATGACGATATTAACTTAAAAAAATTTATAAACATTAAAGGTGTAAAAAACTTTAGCATCAGTGACGTTAAATATAGTGACAACTATGAAGAAAACTCAGAACTTAGCGAATATTATTACTACATTGATATCACAAGTGACGATTTTAAGCCACAAAATAGTTATGAAATCACCATTAAACCAGGCTTTGGCGATGATAGAAATGTAGTAAGAGAAGAAAATAGCTATGAAGTAGTAGCTGGCAATTTTACTCCGTTTGCAAATTTTATAAATAATGAACCATATATCTCAAGTGTCGGTGAGATCGGTATTAGAAGTGCAAATTTGCCTGAGCTAAATGTAAGCATTGAAAAGCTAAGCGATCAAAATTTTAGATATTTTTTAAATTTTAATGACAATAACGAAGAGTTAAGCAACTTCAGCGCAAAAGTGGCAAGCAAAAGCTATAAGCTTGATGGTGCATTAAATGAAATTTCTCTAAATAAAATCAAACTTGACTTTGCTGGGGCTGGAGACGGCGTTTATAAGATAAATTTAAACTACGGCAAAGATAAGAGCGTTTCAAAAGTAGTATATCTAAGTGATATCGCCGTAAATGCAAAGCTTGGTAAGGATGAAATTTTCGTATTTGCAAATCGTCTTGGCGAAAATACAATGCTTCCAAACGCAAATGTGAAAATTTATGGCAAAAAGAACGAAGAAATTGTAGTTGGTGCGACAAATGATATAGGCGTTTTTAAATTTAACAAAAAAGATATTTACAAAGATATCTCCTCAGTGGTTGTCTCTCTTGGAAAAGAGCAAAATTTTCTTATTTTAAAAGAAGACGAAGCTGTAAATGAAGCGAAATTTATGAGCCAAAATGCCAGTGAGAGCATCGATGCATACGTTCATTTTGCTTCAAATATCATAAGACCAAATGAGAGTTTAAAGGGTGCAATCTACCTAAGGGATAGAGATTTTAATCCTTTAAAAAATATGCCTATAAAGATAAAATTTTTCGATCCACAAGGCAAAAGTAGTGCTGAAATTTCAAAAAATACAAATGACGTTGGCATGGTAAATTTTGAAAAAGAGATACTAAGTGATCTTAGCGGTAGATTTAATATGCAAGTAATTTACGCAAACAAAGTGATCTCAAATGTGCCATTTTTTGTTGAGAGTTTTATGCCAAATAGGATAAAAAATGAGATAACACTTGAGAGAGATAAATTTTTCGCAAATGAGCTTGTTAGAGCCAATCTAGCTAGTAACTATCTCTTTGGTGGCGCTGCTAGCGAGCTTGATGGCAGCATGCAGGTGAGCTTTTTTGATGATGAATATAAAAATAGCGAGTTTAAAGAGTATAAATTTAAAAATAATACGCTAAAACCAAGTGCTTATCCATCTTTTGAAAATGATCTCACTCTTTCAAAAGATGGCAAATCAAGCCAAATGATAGATCTCAGCTTTAGCACTAAAAATGCCTCTTCTATCATAACAGGCGTGATAAATTTTAATGTAAATGATGATGGCAAAAACGTAAGCGATACAAAAAGCTTTACACTCTATCCTTACAAGGATATGGTTGGTATCGCAGCAAGCACGACATTTGCTGAGCCAAACGAAGATGTAAAAATAAGAACGGTTGTAGTAGATATGTCAAGTCAAAAGGCCGTAAAATCAAATTTAAAATTTGATATAAAACGTGTCACTTGGCAATACCAAAGAGATGCAAATGGCTATATAAAGTGGTTTCAAACACTAGAAGATGTGGATAATTTTTATAAAGATAATGGCGAGTTTAGCTATAAATTTACACAAAGTGGCTCATATGTGATCATCGCTACAAATCTAGTAAGTGGAGCAAGCACAAGCCTTGATATGGACGTAAGTGGCTACAATTACTCGACTCTAGCGCCTACAAAAGAGCTTAGCAAATCTCAAATCAAACTAAATAAAAATATCTACAAAAAAGGCGATGAACTAAGTGCTGATATAAGCTCAGCTATAAAAGAAGGAATCGCCCTTGTTACACTTGAAGATGGTGGCGTGAAAGCCTACAAGGTCGTTAAGATAAAAAACAACTCAGCAAATGTGAAATTTAAACTTGATTTTGATTTTAGTGGACTTTACGTGAGTGCAAATATCTACCGCATGACAGATAGTGGATTAACTCCGTTTAGGACTTACGGTAAGGTTTATGCTAAAGCTGATAAGTCATCAAGGATACTTGATCTAAGCATTGATGCACCAAATACAGCAAAAAGTGATGAAAATATAAAAATTTCTCTAAAAACAAAGCCAAAAGCTTATGTGAATTTATTTATCACAGATGTTGGCGTGCTTGATATAACGTCACAAAAGCCAGCTGATCCACTTAAATTTTTTGACAAAATTTTACCAGATGGTGTCTTTGACTATGACATTTATAATATGCTCACAAACTATAAGGTTGAGGGCAAAACTTTAAGCTTTGGTGGTGATATGGCAGCACTTGCCATGGAGGCAAAGATGGCAAAACATGCTAGCCCAGTCGATAGCAAAAAGATAAAAACATATGCAAATTTAGTAAGTCTTCAAGCTGACGATAATGGTGAAATTTCATACGAGTTTAAAACGCCAAATGGCTTTAACTCTGCCATTAGAGTAGATGTCGTGGCAAATAATGAAAATAGCATGAATGCGGTAAATAAAGAAATTTTAGTAAAAGATGATGTGATTATTAAGCCAAGCGCGTTAGTTTATCTGCTAAAAGGCGATGAGCTAAATGCAAACTTAAGGCTTATAAACACAACAAATGAGGATAAAAATTTAACCATAAAAGTGGCTAGCAGTAAAAATTTAAGCATTAAAACAAAAGAAAATGCGAATTTAAAGCCGCTTGAAAATAAAGCCTTTACATTTAAAATTTCAGCTCTTGAAGCTGGAGCTGGCGAATACAATATAACAATAAGCGACAAAAACAGCTCAAAAACAGCTCAAAATTTACTTGATGTAGTTAATCCTTATACGATAAGCACCTATGCAAAAAGTAGCGTCTTTGACAAAGAGAGTATGATCTCGCTTCCAAAAGGCTTTCACAATGTTAGTATAGATGCGTCAAGCTCGGTCTCAAGCGTGCTATTAGCAGCTTCTAAAAATTTAGTTGAGTACCCTTATGGATGTGCGGAGCAAAGGAGCTCAAGACTGCTTGCACTTTTAAATTTAAAGCCAAAAGATGAGCTTGAAAAAAATGATCAAAAGAGATTTATTGCAAGCGGTATGAGTGAGCTAATTAAGATGCAAAAACCAGATGGTAGCTTTGGCTACTGGAGCGATCTAAGTAGTACTAATGCATTTGCTTCGATCTATGCAACTGATGTGCTGCTTGATCTTGAAGAGGCTGGATATGAGCTAAATAAAAATGTAAAGCAAAGAGCATTAAATTCGCTCTTAAAATATACAAACACAGATATTGAAGCTCTATATGCTATTTATGTAAGCTCCCGCGCAAATGTTGCTGATAAATCGGTGCTAAATAAAATTTATGACCACAAAGCTTACAATACTACCGCACTTAATAAATATCTAATGGCAGCGGCTCTAAAGCTAAACGGCTTAAATGACGAAGCAAAGGTGGCGCTAAAAGATATCAAAAAAGCTCAGGCGGCTGATTATAGCAGGGATTATTCTAGCTTTGGCTCAAAGATGAGAGACAATGCATTTATTTTGTATCTGCACGCAAAATATTTTGAGAAAAACGACTACTCAGATGATCTTGCAAATTTCTTGATCACAAATTTAAATGAGCTAAGCTCTACGCAAGAGCGTGCATTTACCCTTAGAGCGCTAAATGCCTACTTTGGCAAAGATGTTGGTGAGAAAAATAATAAATTTAAGCTTAGCTACAATGGCGAAAGCAAAGAATTTGACGGCCTTTTAAGTGTATCATTTACAGCAAAAGATGGAAATTTTACCATCACGCCACTTGGCGAAAACAAGCTATATGCCACTATTTTAAGCTACGCTTATGTGCCACTTGAGATTAAACATAAAATAGAACCAAAAGAGCTTGATGTTTATAGAACGTTTGTCGATGAAAAAGGCAAAGAGCTAGGTCTTGACAGCCTAAGAGTAAATGATGTTGTCTATTCAAAAATAGTGATAAATTCTAAAGCTATGGTTAAAAATGGCGTAATAAACGAGATAGTAAGTAGCTGCTTTGAGCCGATAAATGAAAATTTAAGTGGTTTTAATAAGAGCCTTAAAGATAGCATTGAGCTTGAATATCAAAGTATAAAAGATGATCGCGTTTTAAGTTTTTATGCATTAGATAGTGATAAGAGAGAGGCTGTGCTTTATACGCCTTATCGTGTAAGACTTGGTGGTAAATGCTCACTTGGCGCAGTCACTACTGAAAATATGTATAACGAAAGACAAAACGACTACGACCTAGCTCAGCGAAGCTTTACTGTCAAATAA
- the pbpC gene encoding penicillin-binding protein 1C, with amino-acid sequence MKKFKFLKFLVLFLALMVAIFLILDQIYPLNLDALKKDEAKILLDKNGEIINMKLSSDGIWRFHEQSFPNSLKQCVVLFEDRYFYYHFGVNFASIFRAFFHNLRSDNRIGASTITMQVARMLESSDRSYKNKIKEIFRAFQLELHFSKDEILNFYLNLAPYGGNIEGAKAASFFYFGKELNDLSYAQAALLSTIPKNPNKNRLDRVSNINALKNRVIKMLYKANLIDLSAFKRAQAEPFKNVRAKAIVTAEDYANVAFKNQISKASLDLNLQKDMLKILKDAMFSLKAKNANNAAAVVIDNKKMSVVAFIGSHDEHARDGKNSALNMKRNTGSTLKPFIYSLALDSGLITPNSQLIDTQIYIKEYAPKNFSNDFLGIVSAKDALNFSLNIPVINLNLKLKDNSLYELLEKVNLVDENKEYYGASITLGSAEMSLLDLAHLYTIYANDGIYRPLEFAGKNYKNEEKNVTLISPQSAYLTAKMLSEASRSYLKNAWQYAQNTPKIAFKTGTSANSRDLYAIGVDENYTIAIWIGNFNASKTDKLTGLNDVSKSLFDMFKIIAQKEKLRFISEPDGIEKLPTCLDAFNYEKCKKMALDDRIKGVDLKDKCESLRGEELDFLVKNELLDKDEMQTSPCAEIFKDKKPVFAYPYDGEEIVTDENITQVMVKCYAFLGDEIYLKIDDLNFSKIENASEKKFDLTLGEHSIKCLDQNSNQSEITIKIRR; translated from the coding sequence ATGAAAAAGTTTAAATTTTTAAAATTCCTTGTCCTATTTTTGGCTCTAATGGTCGCTATTTTTTTGATACTTGATCAAATTTATCCACTAAATTTAGATGCGCTTAAAAAAGACGAAGCCAAAATTTTGCTTGATAAAAATGGCGAGATCATAAATATGAAGCTTAGTAGCGACGGAATTTGGAGATTTCACGAGCAAAGCTTCCCAAACTCGCTAAAACAATGCGTCGTACTTTTTGAAGATAGATACTTTTACTACCATTTTGGGGTAAATTTTGCCTCCATTTTTAGAGCATTTTTCCACAACCTAAGAAGCGACAACCGCATAGGGGCTAGCACTATCACGATGCAAGTAGCTAGGATGCTTGAGTCAAGTGATCGAAGCTATAAAAACAAGATAAAAGAAATTTTTAGAGCATTTCAGCTTGAGCTTCACTTTAGCAAGGATGAAATTTTAAATTTTTATCTAAATTTAGCCCCATACGGCGGCAATATCGAGGGTGCAAAGGCGGCAAGTTTCTTTTACTTTGGTAAGGAGCTAAACGATCTTAGCTACGCTCAGGCCGCACTTTTAAGCACGATCCCTAAAAATCCAAACAAAAATAGACTAGACCGCGTTTCAAACATAAATGCTCTAAAAAACAGGGTCATAAAGATGCTTTATAAGGCAAATTTAATTGATCTTAGTGCATTTAAAAGAGCGCAGGCTGAGCCATTTAAAAATGTAAGAGCAAAAGCTATCGTAACCGCGGAAGATTATGCAAATGTCGCTTTTAAAAACCAAATTTCAAAGGCGAGCTTGGATCTAAATTTACAAAAAGATATGCTTAAAATTTTAAAAGATGCGATGTTTTCGCTAAAGGCAAAAAATGCAAACAATGCCGCTGCAGTAGTCATTGACAATAAAAAAATGAGCGTCGTTGCTTTTATCGGCTCACATGATGAGCACGCACGGGATGGCAAAAACTCAGCACTAAATATGAAGCGAAATACTGGCAGCACATTAAAGCCTTTTATCTACTCACTTGCGCTTGATAGCGGGCTTATAACGCCAAATTCGCAGTTAATAGACACGCAAATTTATATAAAAGAGTATGCTCCAAAGAATTTTAGTAATGATTTTTTAGGTATCGTAAGCGCAAAAGATGCTCTAAATTTCAGCCTAAATATTCCGGTTATAAATTTAAACTTAAAACTAAAAGATAATTCACTTTACGAACTACTTGAAAAGGTAAATTTGGTAGATGAAAATAAGGAGTATTATGGAGCTTCTATAACACTTGGAAGTGCTGAAATGAGCCTGCTTGATCTTGCTCATCTTTATACTATTTATGCAAATGACGGCATTTATAGACCACTTGAGTTTGCTGGCAAAAATTACAAAAATGAAGAGAAAAATGTAACTCTCATCTCGCCTCAAAGTGCCTATTTAACTGCTAAAATGCTAAGCGAAGCCTCAAGATCATATCTAAAAAATGCTTGGCAGTATGCCCAAAATACACCAAAGATTGCCTTTAAAACTGGTACAAGTGCAAACTCACGTGATCTTTATGCCATAGGCGTTGATGAAAATTACACAATTGCTATTTGGATTGGAAATTTTAATGCCAGTAAAACTGATAAATTAACAGGGCTAAATGACGTATCAAAGAGTCTTTTTGATATGTTTAAGATAATCGCTCAAAAAGAGAAGTTAAGATTTATAAGTGAGCCAGATGGCATAGAAAAGCTGCCAACCTGCCTTGATGCCTTTAACTATGAAAAGTGTAAAAAAATGGCGCTTGATGATAGGATAAAGGGTGTAGATTTAAAGGATAAGTGCGAAAGTTTAAGAGGCGAAGAGCTTGATTTTTTGGTTAAAAATGAGCTTTTGGATAAAGATGAGATGCAAACAAGTCCTTGTGCTGAAATTTTTAAAGACAAAAAGCCAGTTTTTGCCTATCCGTATGACGGTGAAGAGATAGTGACAGATGAAAATATCACACAAGTTATGGTAAAATGCTACGCGTTTTTAGGTGATGAAATTTACCTAAAAATAGATGATTTGAACTTTTCTAAGATAGAAAACGCAAGCGAAAAAAAGTTTGATCTAACTCTTGGCGAGCACAGCATAAAATGCCTTGATCAAAACTCAAATCAAAGTGAAATAACAATAAAAATAAGGAGATAA
- a CDS encoding ATP-dependent helicase yields the protein MPLSRLNKEQYTAATAPFGHNLIIASAGTGKTSTIVARIAHLLNLGVKPEKILLLTFTNKAASEMIERLNRYFDKQITSKITAGTFHSVSFSLLKSLDKGVTLKQPSELKTLLKSLVERRKFYHLSDVKPYGGAYLYDLYSLFQNSEQGTTFGKWISDKSEEQGVYAEIYEDVLEEFEAEKAKFAYADFNDLLIKMRDELKKGANLAYDEILIDEYQDTNTLQGSLIDAFATKSLFCVGDFDQSIYAFNGANIEIIGSFKDRFPNANIYALNVNYRSSSSILALANKVINNNPRLYEKHLTVSREGNFKPPRLLVYNELFDQYQNIADIISLSPFNRENIAIIFRNNSSADGIEVALKERGIGSKRKGGVSFFESREIKALIDIMGIYVNPKDIMAFIHICEYAKGVGSAVSKEIFDALLKLGHGNLIKGIVEPDDSVNISSNKRRNYQLGLFDDLDEFAEVSRFSKLGFSDKFLGHPILKLQKLSESGAQFLYEIYNFLRGMRNISKPATMINEIKNSKIYSLIVENISTKRATLKNGNVDLALKEEVKERIMAKSVVLSELAKKYQDISKFYNFLALGSNEMSEGQGVSLLSVHASKGLEFDQVFIVDLAQNRFPNLKLMSMGGSLEEERRLFYVAVTRAKDELYLSYAKYDKIKKVTYQPSRFLIEAGMAKEEV from the coding sequence ATGCCCTTATCTAGGTTAAACAAAGAACAATATACCGCCGCAACCGCGCCATTTGGACACAATCTCATCATCGCTTCAGCTGGCACTGGCAAGACTAGCACCATAGTCGCTCGCATCGCTCATCTTTTAAATTTAGGCGTAAAGCCAGAAAAAATTTTGCTTCTAACATTTACCAACAAAGCAGCCAGCGAGATGATAGAGCGCTTAAATAGGTATTTTGACAAACAAATCACCTCCAAAATCACTGCAGGCACCTTTCACTCGGTATCATTTTCGCTTTTAAAAAGCCTTGATAAAGGCGTCACGCTAAAGCAGCCAAGCGAGCTAAAGACGCTTTTAAAAAGTCTTGTTGAGAGGCGTAAATTTTACCATTTAAGCGACGTCAAACCTTACGGCGGAGCCTATCTATACGATCTTTACTCGCTATTTCAAAACAGCGAGCAAGGCACAACATTTGGCAAATGGATAAGCGATAAGAGCGAAGAGCAAGGCGTTTATGCTGAAATTTATGAAGATGTTTTAGAGGAGTTTGAGGCTGAGAAGGCCAAATTTGCCTACGCTGATTTTAACGACCTTCTCATAAAAATGCGCGACGAGCTAAAAAAAGGGGCAAATTTAGCTTATGATGAAATTTTGATCGATGAGTATCAAGACACAAACACGCTTCAAGGCAGCCTAATAGACGCATTTGCGACAAAGAGCCTCTTTTGCGTGGGCGATTTTGACCAGAGCATCTATGCATTTAACGGCGCAAATATCGAGATCATAGGCTCATTTAAAGATCGCTTCCCAAACGCAAATATCTACGCTTTAAATGTAAATTACCGCTCAAGCTCAAGCATCCTTGCCCTTGCAAATAAGGTCATAAATAACAACCCGAGGCTTTATGAAAAGCACCTCACAGTTAGCCGAGAGGGAAATTTCAAGCCGCCAAGGCTGCTTGTCTATAACGAGCTTTTTGATCAGTATCAAAATATCGCCGACATCATCTCGCTCTCGCCATTTAATAGAGAAAATATCGCCATAATTTTTAGAAATAACTCCTCAGCTGATGGCATCGAGGTTGCGCTAAAAGAGCGAGGTATTGGCTCAAAGCGAAAGGGTGGGGTGAGCTTCTTTGAGAGCCGCGAGATCAAAGCGCTCATCGACATCATGGGAATTTATGTCAATCCAAAAGATATAATGGCATTTATCCACATCTGCGAATACGCAAAAGGCGTTGGCAGCGCAGTTAGCAAAGAAATTTTTGACGCACTACTTAAGCTTGGGCATGGAAATTTGATAAAAGGGATAGTTGAGCCAGATGATAGTGTAAATATCTCATCAAATAAAAGGCGAAACTACCAGCTAGGCCTTTTTGACGATCTTGATGAATTTGCCGAAGTTTCAAGGTTTTCTAAGCTTGGCTTTAGCGATAAATTTCTAGGTCATCCGATACTAAAACTACAAAAGCTAAGTGAGAGTGGGGCGCAGTTTTTATATGAAATTTACAACTTTTTAAGAGGCATGAGAAATATCTCAAAGCCAGCCACGATGATAAATGAGATAAAAAATAGCAAAATTTACTCGTTAATCGTCGAAAACATCAGCACAAAAAGAGCAACTCTAAAAAACGGTAATGTTGATCTGGCGCTTAAAGAAGAGGTCAAAGAGCGCATAATGGCAAAGAGCGTGGTGCTAAGCGAGCTAGCTAAAAAGTATCAAGATATCAGTAAATTTTATAACTTTTTAGCCCTTGGAAGCAACGAGATGAGCGAAGGGCAGGGCGTTAGCTTGCTTAGTGTGCATGCGAGCAAGGGGCTTGAATTTGACCAAGTCTTTATCGTCGATCTCGCACAAAATCGCTTTCCAAATTTAAAGCTAATGAGCATGGGTGGCAGCCTAGAAGAAGAGAGACGGCTTTTTTACGTAGCAGTAACAAGGGCTAAAGACGAGCTTTATCTTAGCTATGCAAAATACGACAAGATAAAGAAGGTGACCTATCAGCCAAGTAGGTTTTTGATAGAGGCTGGCATGGCGAAAGAGGAAGTTTAA
- a CDS encoding efflux RND transporter periplasmic adaptor subunit: MKKSKILIILLILGVGGYFIYDNFFKIKDEKVEFITKKAKKGSFSKKVDATGEIFATELVDVGAQVSGQIKKLYVKLGDQVKKGDMIASIDSSTQQNNIDNKEAQLAIYKAQLESAKVALNIAKTQFDRENALFAKNATSKQEFESAKNTYSTNSAKIKELEAQIKQTNIELSTAKINLGYTKITAPRDGTVVSVQVEEGQTVNANQTTPTIVNIADLSHVKMKMQIAEGDITKIKVGTPVEYSILSEPTKKFQTTVSSIDPGLTTLSDGSYGSSSSSKSSYSSSSSSSSAVYYYAQSIVDNKDGILRIGMTTQNELLIANVKDAIIVPSIGIKKDENGTFVYVLKDGKPVKTAVKTGIKDNLDTQIISGINEGDEIITSQGSSSEIAKMIAKEHKKF, from the coding sequence ATGAAAAAATCTAAAATTTTAATAATCCTGCTTATTTTAGGCGTCGGTGGATATTTTATCTATGATAATTTTTTTAAGATAAAAGATGAAAAGGTGGAGTTTATCACCAAAAAGGCAAAGAAAGGTTCATTCAGTAAAAAAGTCGATGCGACTGGAGAAATTTTTGCTACCGAGCTAGTTGATGTGGGTGCTCAGGTGAGCGGCCAGATAAAAAAACTCTACGTTAAGCTTGGAGATCAGGTCAAAAAAGGCGATATGATCGCAAGTATCGATAGCTCGACCCAGCAAAATAACATCGATAATAAAGAGGCGCAACTAGCTATCTACAAAGCCCAGCTAGAAAGCGCAAAAGTGGCTCTAAATATCGCTAAAACGCAGTTTGATAGAGAAAATGCACTTTTTGCCAAAAATGCCACTTCAAAACAAGAATTTGAAAGCGCAAAAAATACTTATAGTACAAATAGCGCAAAGATAAAGGAGCTGGAGGCTCAGATAAAGCAGACAAATATCGAGCTAAGCACAGCTAAGATAAATTTAGGCTACACAAAGATCACCGCTCCAAGAGACGGCACCGTAGTAAGCGTGCAGGTTGAGGAGGGTCAGACTGTAAATGCCAACCAAACTACGCCAACTATCGTAAATATCGCTGATCTTAGCCATGTGAAGATGAAGATGCAAATAGCAGAAGGTGACATCACCAAGATAAAAGTCGGCACGCCAGTTGAGTACTCGATCCTCTCTGAGCCAACGAAGAAATTTCAAACGACTGTTAGCTCGATCGACCCAGGGCTTACTACGCTAAGTGACGGCAGCTACGGCTCAAGTAGCAGCAGTAAGTCTTCATACTCAAGTAGCTCTAGCAGCAGCTCGGCGGTCTATTACTACGCGCAAAGCATCGTTGATAACAAAGATGGAATTTTAAGAATAGGTATGACCACACAAAACGAGCTTTTAATAGCAAACGTCAAAGATGCCATCATCGTGCCAAGCATCGGTATCAAAAAAGATGAAAACGGCACTTTTGTCTATGTGCTAAAAGATGGCAAGCCCGTAAAAACAGCGGTCAAAACTGGCATAAAAGACAACCTCGATACGCAGATCATCAGCGGCATAAATGAGGGTGACGAGATCATCACATCTCAAGGCTCATCAAGCGAGATCGCTAAGATGATCGCAAAAGAACATAAGAAGTTTTAA